From Longimicrobiaceae bacterium:
GCCGAGGCCTGCGCGCAGGCGCTCCTCGAGGCGGGCGCACGGGTGGTGAGCGTGGCGACCTTCGCGCGCGTCGTTCCCGGGCTGGACCGCTGACGGGGCGCGAAGCGGAACGTTTTCAAATCCTCGCATTCACGGAGATACAATGGCCATTCGGGTTGCCATCAACGGTTTCGGCCGGATCGGGCGCAACGTCCTCCGCGCCGCCAAGGAGGCCGGCGTCGCCGACGTGGACTTCGTGGCGGTGAACGACCTCACCGACACCGCGACGCTGGCCCACCTCCTCCGCCACGACTCCGTGCACGGGCACTACCCCGGCACCGTCGAGGCGCGGGAGAACGCGCTGGTGGTGGACGGCGACGAGGTGCGGGTCCTCTCCGAGAAGGACCCGGGGGCGCTCCCCTGGCGCGACCTGGGCGTGGACCTGGTGATCGAGTCCACGGGCCGCTTCACGAAGCGGGACGACGCCGCGAAGCACCTGGACGCGGGCGCGAAGAAGGTCATCATCTCCGCCCCGGCCAAGGGCGAGGACATCACGGTCGTGCTGGGCGTGAACGAGGAGCAGTACGACCCGGCGAACCACCACGTGGTCTCCAACGCGAGCTGCACCACCAACTGCCTGGCCCCCGTGGTGAAGGTGCTGCTGGACGAGTTCGGGTGGCGGCGAGGGCTGATGACCACCGTGCACGCCTACACCAACGACCAGCAGATCCTCGACCTCCCGCACAAGGACCTGCGCCGCGCCCGCGCCGCCGGCATGTCGATCATCCCGACCACCACCGGCGCCGCCAAGGCCACGGGGCTGGTGATCCCGGAGGTTAAGGGGAAGATCGACGGCGTCGCCATGCGCGTGCCGACCCCGGACGTGTCCATCGTGGACCTCACCGCGGAGCTGGACCAGGAGGTCACGGCCGAGCAGGTCAACGACGCCCTGCGCCGCGCGGCCGAGGGGCGGATGAAGGGGATCCTCGCGTTCGAGGAGGAGGAGCTGGTCTCGGTGGACTACACCGGGAACCCGGCCTCGTCCATCGTGGATGCGGCCTCTACCAACGTCCTCGCCGGACTCGTCAAGGTCATGGCCTGGTACGACAACGAGTGGGGGTACAGCAACCGCTGCGTGGACCTGGCCCGCTACATGGGCAAGCGGCTCTAGCCCTCGCGGCCGTTCGATCCCCCAGCCCAGAACCCGGGCTGGGGGATTCGATTTGCCGGGAGTCCGTCGCGTTGCGGTCGGGGGCGGGGGTGATCTCCGGAAAAAGCCAAACTCGCTACGCTCGA
This genomic window contains:
- the gap gene encoding type I glyceraldehyde-3-phosphate dehydrogenase gives rise to the protein MAIRVAINGFGRIGRNVLRAAKEAGVADVDFVAVNDLTDTATLAHLLRHDSVHGHYPGTVEARENALVVDGDEVRVLSEKDPGALPWRDLGVDLVIESTGRFTKRDDAAKHLDAGAKKVIISAPAKGEDITVVLGVNEEQYDPANHHVVSNASCTTNCLAPVVKVLLDEFGWRRGLMTTVHAYTNDQQILDLPHKDLRRARAAGMSIIPTTTGAAKATGLVIPEVKGKIDGVAMRVPTPDVSIVDLTAELDQEVTAEQVNDALRRAAEGRMKGILAFEEEELVSVDYTGNPASSIVDAASTNVLAGLVKVMAWYDNEWGYSNRCVDLARYMGKRL